From the Sphingomonas aliaeris genome, one window contains:
- a CDS encoding tetratricopeptide repeat protein: MDGSIPEDPGKRIDGWKAIAAYFRRDRSTVMRWARDHRLPVRRMPGGKQGSVFAFERELAAWSLTPDRTDAADTSEAPAPDSTAANAAADPAAPARLRRRPLAWIMPVALLGAVAGGAFWLGRPEPAPAAGMRPDLPADPAVAADYMTARDDWARRTPRDIAQAIALYRSVIRRDPGFAPAHAGLAEAWLVYREYGETDDPTAYAAARKAAEQAVRLDPNLPAAHRALGFITYWWATDAPTAVAEFKRAISLDDRDAQNHFWYANVLADLGEHAAAQREYSRARLLSPGSQIIEAEYACSKWQAGDDRLAMRQLSDLARRYPGDATIHNCLAWVYISGGDIVSFAREYRLAALARREPGLLHLTERLDAAVRADPATAHRVLIADARAKIARGSMRIRETPAFFASTMGDRDELVALLTEASNLGETWLSASVRRRIGARWKDDPTIQRLVRDISPPPLTAPL, encoded by the coding sequence ATGGACGGGTCGATACCGGAGGATCCGGGGAAACGGATAGACGGATGGAAGGCGATCGCCGCCTATTTCCGGCGCGACCGCAGCACCGTGATGCGCTGGGCCCGCGACCATCGCCTTCCCGTCCGGCGCATGCCCGGCGGCAAGCAGGGATCGGTCTTCGCGTTCGAGCGCGAGCTGGCCGCCTGGTCGCTGACGCCCGACCGCACCGACGCTGCCGACACCTCGGAAGCGCCCGCCCCCGACTCGACGGCTGCCAATGCCGCTGCCGATCCAGCCGCCCCGGCCCGCCTCCGACGCCGCCCCCTCGCGTGGATCATGCCCGTCGCGCTGTTGGGGGCGGTGGCGGGCGGAGCGTTCTGGCTCGGCCGGCCGGAGCCGGCCCCGGCAGCCGGCATGCGGCCCGATCTGCCCGCCGACCCAGCGGTCGCCGCGGACTATATGACCGCACGCGACGATTGGGCACGACGCACCCCACGCGACATCGCACAGGCCATCGCGCTGTATCGGTCGGTCATCCGCCGCGACCCCGGCTTCGCGCCCGCGCATGCCGGCCTGGCCGAGGCATGGCTGGTTTACCGCGAATATGGCGAGACCGACGATCCGACCGCCTATGCCGCCGCGCGCAAGGCAGCCGAACAGGCGGTGCGGCTGGACCCGAACCTGCCCGCCGCACACCGCGCACTGGGCTTCATCACCTATTGGTGGGCCACCGACGCGCCGACCGCGGTCGCCGAGTTCAAGCGCGCGATCAGCCTGGACGATCGCGATGCGCAGAACCACTTCTGGTACGCCAACGTCCTCGCCGACCTGGGAGAACATGCAGCGGCACAGCGCGAATATAGCCGCGCGCGCCTGTTGTCGCCCGGGTCGCAGATCATCGAGGCCGAATATGCCTGTTCGAAATGGCAGGCGGGCGACGACCGGCTGGCGATGCGGCAATTGTCCGATCTGGCACGGCGTTATCCCGGCGATGCGACGATCCACAATTGCCTCGCCTGGGTGTATATATCGGGCGGGGATATCGTCAGTTTCGCGCGCGAATATCGCCTGGCCGCTCTGGCCCGTCGCGAGCCGGGCCTGTTGCATCTGACCGAACGGCTGGACGCGGCGGTACGGGCCGATCCCGCCACCGCGCACCGCGTGCTGATCGCCGATGCACGGGCGAAGATCGCGCGCGGATCGATGCGGATCCGCGAGACGCCCGCCTTCTTCGCCTCGACGATGGGAGACCGGGACGAACTGGTCGCGTTGCTGACGGAGGCGAGCAATCTGGGCGAAACATGGCTTTCGGCCAGCGTCCGCCGGCGGATCGGCGCGCGGTGGAAGGACGATCCGACGATCCAGCGGCTGGTGCGCGATATCTCGCCCCCGCCCCTTACTGCGCCGCTGTGA
- a CDS encoding helix-turn-helix transcriptional regulator: MLGADCRLSYANRAARSMLATATALRLRGDRVQEADPDATGSFARMVAATATFGNTNAMCIGTSHGSRLMLTTKPLRGGAGGGVGGGGGGSVLMLAADMDRGERQCASQLKSAFGLTAAEADIARALGTGASPAETAVARGALLSTVQSQIKSIASKLGCRRQSEIAAIVQTMPKFLED, from the coding sequence GTGCTGGGCGCGGATTGCCGTCTTTCCTATGCCAATCGTGCGGCGCGATCGATGCTGGCGACGGCGACGGCCCTGCGGCTCCGCGGCGACCGCGTGCAGGAAGCGGATCCGGATGCAACCGGATCGTTCGCGCGAATGGTCGCGGCGACCGCGACGTTCGGCAACACGAACGCGATGTGCATCGGAACGTCGCATGGATCGCGACTGATGCTGACGACGAAGCCGTTGCGCGGGGGCGCGGGCGGCGGCGTGGGCGGGGGCGGGGGCGGGTCCGTGCTGATGCTCGCCGCCGACATGGATCGTGGCGAGCGGCAATGCGCATCGCAACTGAAGAGCGCATTCGGCCTGACCGCAGCCGAAGCGGATATCGCCCGCGCACTCGGCACCGGCGCCTCCCCCGCCGAAACCGCGGTGGCGCGCGGGGCGCTGCTCAGCACGGTCCAGTCGCAGATCAAGTCGATCGCGTCGAAACTGGGGTGCAGGCGGCAGTCCGAGATCGCGGCGATCGTCCAGACGATGCCGAAGTTCCTGGAGGACTGA
- a CDS encoding response regulator transcription factor has product MTEADTRPREESRRLLIVEDDAGFARTLSRSFERRGYRVRSLQDAAGLPAILEEFAPDYAVVDLRLGGASGLTCVQVLHARYPAARIVVLTGFASISTAVEAIKLGATNYLTKPSDSDDIERAFGRVEGDVDAGLAVRPTSIKTLEWEHIHQVLAEVDFNVSEAARRLGMHRRTLARKLDKRHLPNG; this is encoded by the coding sequence ATGACCGAAGCCGACACCCGGCCGCGCGAGGAATCCCGCCGCCTGTTGATCGTCGAGGACGATGCCGGTTTCGCGCGCACGCTGTCGCGATCGTTCGAACGCCGCGGCTATCGGGTCCGCTCGCTGCAGGACGCGGCCGGCTTGCCCGCAATCCTGGAGGAATTCGCCCCGGATTATGCCGTGGTGGATCTCCGGCTCGGCGGCGCATCCGGGCTGACCTGCGTGCAAGTGCTCCACGCGCGCTATCCGGCGGCGCGTATCGTTGTGCTGACCGGTTTCGCCAGCATCTCGACCGCGGTGGAGGCAATCAAGCTCGGCGCGACCAATTACCTGACCAAACCGTCCGACAGCGACGATATCGAACGGGCGTTCGGGCGGGTCGAAGGCGATGTGGACGCTGGCCTCGCCGTGCGTCCGACCTCGATCAAGACGCTGGAATGGGAACATATCCACCAGGTTCTGGCCGAAGTGGACTTCAACGTATCGGAAGCCGCCCGCCGGCTCGGCATGCACCGCCGTACGCTGGCGCGGAAACTGGACAAACGACATTTGCCGAACGGCTAA
- a CDS encoding ATP-binding protein, whose amino-acid sequence MADTSILPYGPPVTGSDQTGTRNMLVLTHLRWIAVAGQLATILFVHLFLHVGLPIVPMIAVATGLAALNAVTLIVLARGRTVANWELFVALLVDFAALTAQLYMSGGATNPFAPIGLLQVVIGAVLLAPWSSYALVALHSAAFGLLAIYHRELVLPEGLASTLSPAHLLASWVNFVLAAVLLVFFVTRIGRNLRMRDASLAEMRQRAAEEDHIVRMGLLASGAAHELGTPLSSLSVILGDWRKQPSLARDAALSEEIVEMQAAVARCKEIVGGILYASGEARSEDLERTTLRAFILSVADQWRAQRPGLLFIADRLGGDTVIAADRTLAQILTNVLDNAAEAGATRVDLIAERSAGVLLLTVRDDGRGFPAEMLEGVGKPYRSTKDRRGAGLGLFLAVNVMRTLGGSVAVRNAPGRGAEVELSLPLDALALEQTA is encoded by the coding sequence ATGGCCGATACCAGCATCCTCCCCTACGGTCCGCCGGTTACCGGCTCCGACCAGACGGGGACGCGCAACATGCTGGTGCTGACCCACCTGCGCTGGATCGCGGTGGCGGGGCAGTTGGCGACGATCCTGTTCGTGCATCTCTTCCTGCACGTCGGCCTGCCGATCGTCCCGATGATCGCCGTCGCCACCGGGCTCGCCGCGCTCAACGCCGTCACGCTGATCGTGCTGGCGCGCGGACGGACGGTGGCCAATTGGGAGTTGTTCGTCGCGCTGCTGGTCGATTTCGCGGCGCTGACGGCGCAACTCTATATGAGCGGCGGCGCGACCAATCCGTTCGCCCCGATCGGCCTGTTGCAGGTGGTGATCGGCGCCGTGCTGCTCGCGCCCTGGTCCAGCTATGCATTGGTCGCGCTGCACAGCGCGGCGTTCGGGCTGCTCGCCATATACCACCGCGAACTGGTCCTGCCGGAAGGCCTGGCGAGCACGCTGTCGCCGGCGCACCTGCTCGCCAGCTGGGTGAACTTCGTTCTTGCTGCGGTGCTGCTCGTCTTCTTCGTCACGCGGATCGGCCGCAACCTCCGGATGCGCGACGCCAGCCTCGCCGAGATGCGTCAGCGCGCGGCGGAGGAGGATCATATCGTCCGGATGGGCCTGCTCGCATCGGGCGCGGCGCACGAACTCGGCACGCCCTTGTCGTCGCTGTCCGTGATCCTCGGCGACTGGCGCAAGCAGCCGTCGCTCGCCCGCGATGCCGCGCTGTCGGAGGAGATCGTCGAGATGCAGGCCGCGGTCGCGCGCTGCAAGGAGATCGTCGGCGGTATCCTCTATGCCTCGGGCGAGGCACGCAGCGAGGATCTCGAACGCACCACGCTGCGCGCCTTCATCCTGTCCGTCGCGGATCAGTGGCGCGCGCAACGGCCGGGCCTGCTGTTCATTGCCGATCGGTTGGGCGGCGACACCGTGATCGCCGCGGACCGCACGCTCGCGCAGATCCTGACCAACGTGCTGGACAATGCGGCGGAGGCGGGGGCGACTCGCGTCGACCTGATCGCCGAACGAAGCGCGGGCGTGCTGCTGCTCACCGTGCGCGACGACGGGCGCGGCTTCCCCGCCGAAATGCTGGAGGGCGTCGGCAAGCCGTATCGCTCGACCAAGGACCGTCGTGGCGCCGGGCTCGGCCTGTTCCTGGCGGTCAACGTCATGCGGACGCTCGGCGGATCGGTGGCGGTTCGCAACGCTCCCGGTCGTGGTGCGGAGGTCGAACTGTCGCTGCCGCTCGACGCATTGGCGCTGGAGCAAACCGCATGA
- a CDS encoding SURF1 family protein has protein sequence MKRIVLAGLALLAIAGLVALGLWQLERRTWKLALIAQVERRLSAAPVPAPGPSAWAGIGRDDAYTRVVLHGTYAHDRETLVQAATTLGGGYWVLTPLATDTGFTVLVNRGFVPPDRKTRPRPPAEPVTVTGLLRVTEPGGGFLRSNDPAADRWYSRDVAAIAARRGLNSAAPYFVDADAASEPGWPRGGLTVIAFANSHLQYALTWFAMAAMLAGVSLWMALGRGRA, from the coding sequence GTGAAGCGGATCGTCCTGGCGGGGCTGGCGCTGCTGGCGATCGCCGGGCTGGTCGCGCTCGGCCTGTGGCAGCTGGAGCGCAGGACGTGGAAACTGGCACTGATCGCGCAGGTCGAGCGCCGCCTCTCCGCCGCCCCCGTGCCCGCACCGGGACCGTCCGCATGGGCCGGGATCGGCCGCGACGACGCCTATACCCGCGTCGTCCTGCACGGCACGTACGCGCATGACCGCGAAACCCTGGTGCAGGCGGCGACGACGCTCGGCGGCGGATATTGGGTACTGACCCCGCTCGCCACCGACACGGGCTTCACCGTGCTCGTCAATCGCGGCTTCGTCCCTCCTGATCGCAAGACCCGCCCCCGGCCGCCGGCCGAACCGGTCACCGTCACCGGACTGCTCCGCGTCACCGAACCGGGCGGCGGTTTCCTGCGCAGCAACGATCCCGCCGCCGACCGCTGGTATTCGCGCGACGTCGCCGCGATCGCCGCCCGCCGCGGACTGAACAGCGCCGCACCCTATTTCGTCGACGCCGATGCCGCGTCCGAACCCGGCTGGCCGCGCGGCGGGCTGACGGTGATCGCGTTCGCCAACAGCCACCTGCAATATGCGCTGACCTGGTTCGCGATGGCCGCGATGCTGGCGGGGGTCAGCCTGTGGATGGCGCTCGGTCGCGGCCGGGCCTAG
- the cyoD gene encoding cytochrome o ubiquinol oxidase subunit IV: protein MSADTHDAAAHGTRRSYLIGFALSVVLTAIPFWLVMGGALGDKQTTALVIMGFALVQVIVHMIYFLHMNTRSEGGWNMMALIFTIVLVAIGLIGSLWVMHHMNLNMMPGMGAMPGDTSGM, encoded by the coding sequence ATGAGCGCTGATACCCATGACGCAGCCGCCCACGGCACGCGGCGGTCGTACCTGATCGGCTTTGCCCTGTCCGTCGTGCTGACGGCGATCCCCTTCTGGCTGGTGATGGGCGGCGCGCTCGGCGACAAGCAGACGACCGCTTTGGTCATCATGGGCTTCGCGCTTGTCCAGGTTATCGTCCACATGATCTATTTCCTGCATATGAACACGCGGTCGGAAGGTGGCTGGAACATGATGGCGCTGATCTTCACCATCGTTCTGGTGGCGATCGGGCTGATCGGATCCTTGTGGGTGATGCATCATATGAACCTGAACATGATGCCCGGCATGGGCGCGATGCCGGGCGACACGAGCGGCATGTGA
- the cyoC gene encoding cytochrome o ubiquinol oxidase subunit III has translation MANAQTAYDRDVFYLADEHDHEAGGSTMLGFWIYLMSDCLIFAMLFACYGVYGGSYAGGPTPAEIFELPLVAVNTTMLLLSSITYGFAMLAMEEQRKGGTLAWLAITGLFGLCFIGIELYEFSELIHEGATPQRSAFLSSFFTLVGTHGLHVTLGIVWLVTLMAQVARFGLTAANKRRLMCLSLFWHFLDVIWIGVFTFVYLLGVLR, from the coding sequence ATGGCGAACGCACAGACCGCATACGACCGCGACGTCTTCTACCTCGCGGACGAACACGATCACGAAGCCGGGGGCAGCACGATGCTCGGCTTCTGGATCTACCTGATGAGCGACTGCCTCATCTTCGCGATGCTGTTCGCCTGTTACGGCGTATACGGCGGCAGCTATGCCGGCGGGCCGACCCCGGCGGAGATCTTCGAACTGCCGCTGGTCGCCGTGAACACGACGATGCTGCTGCTGTCGTCGATCACCTACGGCTTCGCGATGCTGGCGATGGAGGAACAGCGCAAGGGCGGCACGCTCGCCTGGCTGGCGATCACCGGGCTGTTCGGCCTGTGTTTCATCGGCATCGAATTGTATGAATTCAGCGAACTTATCCACGAAGGCGCGACGCCGCAGCGCAGTGCGTTCCTGTCGTCCTTCTTCACGTTGGTCGGCACGCACGGGCTGCACGTCACGCTCGGCATCGTCTGGCTGGTGACGCTGATGGCGCAGGTCGCGCGCTTCGGGCTGACCGCGGCGAACAAAAGGCGCCTGATGTGCCTGTCGCTGTTCTGGCATTTCCTCGACGTCATCTGGATCGGCGTCTTCACCTTCGTCTACCTGCTCGGAGTCCTCAGATGA